The Nitratidesulfovibrio sp. SRB-5 genome includes a window with the following:
- a CDS encoding monovalent cation:proton antiporter family protein: MELPLLKEFVVIFSLSVVVIYLCHYVKVPAIVGFLLTGVVAGPHGLGLVKAAHEVEIMAEVGVVLLLFTIGLELSLGELMRLRKPVFLGGLAQVALTILAFAGGAELLGQPHGTAAFIGFLAALSSTAIVLKLLQERAQMDSPHGRISLSILIFQDLVIVPMMLLVPFLAGKGGEAGPSLLFTMAKGAGIILLVFLLSRKLVPALLHRIVRTRNREVFLVSTLAFCLAIALLTSSMGLSLSLGAFLAGLIMAESEYSHSALEGIMPFRDVFTSLFFISVGMLLDLGFVIDHLPLVIGVTLSVLAVKCLLGGGATLMLGYPLRPALMVGLALCQVGEFSFVLAKAGVSYGLFDRNEYQLFLAASIMTMALTPFLIAGAPRMADVAVRLLPAGTRLARRGEDAAAEEAGGAHCGMDLTNHLIIVGFGIGGRHLARAAKAAGIDYTILEMNPDTVRTFAAKGEPIAYGDASHPAVMEHAGACAARVLAIVISDPAAVRSITDTARKLNPSLHIVVRTRFISEIAALRELGANDVIPEEFETSVEIFTRVMSRYLVPRAEIERFVEEVRTESYDMLRQVDIRTEPLAALSTYFTDFDLSAMTVEPGCMLDGMTLQQADLRRLHGLTLVAVKRGEDVLPNPDGTLRLMAGDVTYVFGPHADIAAKAGLFAARRRAWDTNDKEKGPGLEATLADGSGLAVDADGTPGGPAAPEGTTPDDKA; the protein is encoded by the coding sequence ATGGAACTGCCTCTGCTCAAGGAATTCGTGGTCATCTTCAGCCTTTCGGTGGTCGTCATCTATTTGTGCCACTACGTGAAGGTGCCCGCCATCGTCGGCTTTCTGCTGACCGGTGTTGTGGCCGGGCCGCACGGCCTGGGGCTGGTAAAGGCCGCGCACGAGGTCGAAATCATGGCCGAGGTGGGCGTGGTGCTGCTGCTGTTCACCATCGGGCTGGAGCTTTCGCTGGGCGAATTGATGCGCCTGCGCAAGCCGGTGTTCCTGGGGGGGCTGGCGCAGGTGGCGCTGACCATCCTGGCCTTCGCGGGCGGGGCGGAACTGCTGGGCCAGCCGCACGGCACGGCGGCATTCATCGGCTTTCTGGCCGCGCTGTCGTCCACGGCCATCGTGCTCAAGCTGTTGCAGGAACGTGCCCAGATGGACAGCCCGCACGGGCGCATCTCGTTGTCCATCCTGATCTTCCAGGACCTGGTCATCGTGCCCATGATGCTGTTGGTGCCGTTTCTGGCGGGCAAGGGCGGCGAGGCCGGACCTTCGCTGTTGTTCACCATGGCCAAGGGGGCGGGCATCATCCTGCTGGTGTTCCTGCTGTCGCGCAAGCTGGTGCCCGCGCTGCTGCACCGCATAGTGCGCACCCGCAACCGCGAGGTGTTTCTGGTTTCCACCCTGGCCTTCTGCCTGGCCATCGCGCTGCTTACCTCGTCCATGGGCCTTTCGCTGTCGCTGGGCGCGTTCCTGGCCGGGTTGATCATGGCGGAATCGGAGTACAGCCACAGCGCGCTGGAGGGCATCATGCCCTTCCGCGACGTGTTCACCAGCCTGTTCTTCATCTCGGTCGGCATGCTGCTGGACCTTGGGTTCGTCATCGACCATCTGCCGCTGGTCATCGGGGTGACCCTTTCCGTGCTGGCGGTAAAGTGCCTGCTGGGCGGCGGCGCCACCCTGATGCTGGGGTATCCGCTGCGCCCGGCACTGATGGTGGGCCTGGCCCTGTGCCAGGTGGGGGAATTCTCGTTCGTGCTGGCCAAGGCCGGGGTTTCATACGGGCTGTTCGACCGCAACGAGTACCAGTTGTTTCTGGCCGCCAGCATCATGACCATGGCGCTGACGCCGTTCCTCATCGCCGGTGCCCCGCGCATGGCCGACGTGGCCGTGCGGCTGCTGCCCGCAGGAACCCGGCTGGCCCGGCGCGGCGAGGATGCGGCGGCGGAAGAGGCGGGCGGCGCGCACTGCGGGATGGACCTGACCAACCACCTGATCATCGTGGGCTTCGGCATTGGCGGGCGGCACTTGGCCCGCGCGGCCAAGGCAGCGGGCATCGACTACACCATCCTGGAGATGAACCCCGACACGGTGCGCACCTTTGCCGCCAAGGGCGAACCCATCGCCTACGGCGACGCCTCGCACCCGGCGGTCATGGAACACGCCGGGGCGTGTGCGGCGCGGGTGCTGGCCATCGTCATATCCGACCCCGCAGCCGTGCGCAGCATTACCGATACGGCCCGCAAGCTGAACCCTTCGCTGCACATCGTGGTGCGCACCCGGTTTATCAGCGAGATAGCGGCGCTGCGCGAACTTGGCGCAAACGACGTGATCCCCGAGGAGTTCGAGACCTCGGTGGAAATCTTCACCCGGGTCATGAGCCGCTATCTTGTGCCGCGCGCCGAGATAGAACGCTTTGTGGAGGAAGTGCGCACCGAAAGCTACGACATGCTGCGCCAGGTGGACATCCGCACCGAGCCGCTGGCCGCCCTGTCCACCTACTTCACCGACTTCGACCTGAGCGCCATGACCGTGGAACCCGGCTGCATGCTGGACGGCATGACCCTGCAACAGGCCGACCTGCGCCGCCTGCACGGGCTGACCCTGGTGGCGGTGAAGCGCGGCGAGGACGTGCTGCCCAACCCCGACGGAACCCTGCGCCTGATGGCGGGCGACGTGACCTACGTGTTCGGCCCGCACGCGGACATCGCGGCCAAGGCCGGGCTGTTCGCGGCGCGGCGGCGGGCCTGGGATACGAACGACAAAGAAAAGGGCCCCGGCCTGGAGGCCACGCTGGCCGATGGGTCCGGATTGGCGGTAGACGCGGACGGCACGCCGGGCGGCCCTGCCGCGCCGGAAGGGACAACGCCCGACGACAAGGCCTGA
- a CDS encoding methyl-accepting chemotaxis protein, producing the protein MTLKRQLLLGFLSVLAASGFGIAATLWWVGAGGMHEVGRTSAAALQERAQGQLATLRGVKSAQVADLMELVADQLAVYAGDRTAIDASLAFAYDVDLVRHESETPPDALAALRPALAETVSGPAFLGWNAFARHAAAAPGYARRAAADYVPSDANAQLLWEHYIRRNPAAPGERQKLDEPADLVCGYVDNHLKFHPAFRDFAERFGYADVLLLAPDTGRVLYSVRKNLDFAQRVTDGPFSRTGLAAVFRAADASGKAGRAGEVAHSDFAPYEPAGNAPRAFLATPVFDGGKGGKYAAVLAFSLPVAKLNSLMLSGGRFEAFGLGKTGETYLVGPDGLLRTSLRTSTDELDVLRDKVSTDAVRAALEGNTGQALTTDPRGRAVLAAWQPVQVLGTRWALVAQMESAEALAASAEVEGMTSAIGTRMAGAAVIALGVFLAAACAVAFRIVARIMTPIDRLGAYAESVAGGDFNAAIDGSFPAELDALRGSIRNMVARLKDRLGFAQGILDAISRTFPCMTLDNAGRITFVGQILLDLAGKPGKPADYHGQRVGEFFFGDASRRTRSDEALETRARVEGEMTVAGDGGEHILQVNANPVFDLDNNQTGAFTLYFDLTTIRRQEADIRAKNEKIAAVAAQAVGIAREVAASAGVLATQVEDAAGGARMQSARATETAAAMDEMNAASADVARNAAEAAGSAAEARTRAAEGAGSVTRLVDAIGAIRGRTEELESFMGDLGQRTDAVGNVLGVISDIADQTNLLALNAAIEAARAGDAGRGFAVVADEVRKLAEKTMQATHEVGNAIRAIQDGAARSIDGARQAGEAVRESVGLARESGDTLARIVTIVTGTADQVGSIATAAEQQSAASEQVGRAVGEVNQVAARTAEGMERAEAAISGLAAQAEELQRLISALREG; encoded by the coding sequence ATGACCCTCAAACGGCAGTTGCTTCTGGGGTTTCTTTCGGTATTGGCGGCAAGCGGCTTCGGCATCGCGGCCACCCTGTGGTGGGTGGGCGCGGGCGGCATGCACGAGGTGGGGCGCACCAGCGCCGCCGCCTTGCAGGAACGGGCGCAGGGACAATTGGCCACCCTGCGTGGCGTGAAGTCGGCCCAGGTGGCCGACCTGATGGAACTGGTGGCCGACCAGCTTGCCGTGTACGCCGGTGACCGCACGGCCATCGACGCCAGCCTGGCCTTTGCCTACGACGTGGATCTGGTACGCCACGAATCGGAAACCCCGCCGGATGCGCTGGCCGCCCTGCGCCCGGCACTGGCCGAAACCGTGTCCGGCCCCGCCTTTCTGGGCTGGAACGCCTTTGCCCGCCACGCAGCCGCCGCGCCCGGCTACGCCCGCCGCGCCGCCGCCGACTACGTGCCTTCGGACGCCAACGCGCAACTGCTGTGGGAACACTACATCCGCCGCAATCCGGCAGCCCCGGGCGAGCGCCAGAAGCTGGACGAACCCGCGGACCTCGTCTGCGGCTACGTGGACAACCACCTGAAGTTCCACCCCGCCTTCCGCGACTTTGCCGAGCGGTTCGGGTATGCCGACGTGCTGCTGCTGGCCCCGGATACCGGGCGGGTGCTTTATTCGGTGCGCAAGAACCTCGATTTCGCCCAGCGCGTCACCGATGGCCCGTTCTCCAGGACCGGCCTTGCCGCCGTGTTCCGGGCGGCGGACGCATCGGGCAAGGCGGGCCGCGCGGGCGAGGTGGCCCACAGCGACTTTGCCCCGTACGAGCCCGCAGGCAACGCCCCGCGCGCCTTCCTGGCCACCCCGGTGTTCGATGGCGGCAAGGGCGGCAAGTACGCCGCCGTGCTGGCCTTCAGCCTGCCCGTGGCCAAACTGAACAGCCTGATGCTGTCCGGCGGGCGGTTCGAGGCGTTCGGCCTTGGCAAGACCGGCGAAACCTATCTGGTTGGCCCGGACGGGCTGCTGCGCACCTCGTTGCGCACCTCCACCGACGAACTGGACGTGCTGCGCGACAAGGTGAGCACCGATGCCGTGCGCGCCGCGCTGGAAGGCAACACCGGCCAGGCCCTGACCACCGACCCGCGCGGACGCGCCGTGTTGGCCGCGTGGCAACCGGTGCAGGTGCTGGGCACCCGCTGGGCGCTGGTGGCCCAGATGGAATCTGCCGAGGCCCTGGCCGCCAGCGCGGAGGTGGAAGGCATGACCTCCGCCATCGGCACCCGCATGGCCGGGGCCGCCGTCATCGCGCTGGGTGTGTTCCTGGCCGCCGCCTGCGCCGTGGCCTTCCGCATCGTGGCGCGCATCATGACCCCCATCGACCGCCTTGGGGCCTATGCCGAATCCGTGGCCGGGGGCGACTTCAACGCGGCCATCGACGGCAGCTTTCCGGCGGAACTGGACGCCCTGCGCGGCTCCATCCGCAACATGGTGGCCCGGCTCAAGGACCGGCTGGGCTTTGCCCAAGGCATACTGGACGCCATTTCGCGCACCTTTCCGTGCATGACCCTGGACAACGCGGGCCGCATCACCTTCGTGGGGCAGATACTGCTGGACCTTGCGGGCAAACCGGGCAAGCCCGCCGACTACCACGGCCAGCGGGTGGGCGAATTCTTCTTTGGCGACGCCAGCCGCCGCACCCGCTCGGACGAGGCGCTGGAAACCCGCGCCCGCGTGGAGGGCGAGATGACCGTGGCCGGCGACGGCGGCGAGCACATCCTGCAAGTGAACGCCAACCCGGTGTTCGATCTGGACAACAACCAGACCGGGGCCTTCACCCTGTACTTCGACCTGACCACCATCCGGCGGCAGGAGGCGGACATCCGCGCCAAGAACGAGAAGATCGCCGCCGTGGCCGCACAGGCCGTGGGCATAGCCCGCGAGGTGGCGGCATCCGCCGGGGTGCTGGCCACCCAGGTGGAGGACGCGGCAGGCGGGGCGCGCATGCAGTCGGCCCGCGCCACAGAAACCGCCGCCGCCATGGACGAGATGAACGCCGCCTCCGCCGATGTGGCCCGCAACGCGGCGGAAGCCGCCGGCAGCGCGGCGGAGGCACGCACCCGCGCCGCCGAGGGGGCCGGGTCGGTGACGCGGCTGGTGGACGCCATTGGCGCCATCCGGGGCCGCACCGAGGAACTGGAATCCTTCATGGGCGACCTTGGTCAGCGCACCGACGCGGTGGGCAACGTGCTGGGCGTCATCAGCGACATTGCCGACCAGACCAACCTGCTGGCCCTTAACGCGGCCATCGAGGCGGCCCGCGCCGGGGATGCCGGGCGAGGATTCGCCGTGGTGGCCGACGAGGTGCGCAAGCTGGCCGAAAAGACCATGCAGGCCACCCACGAGGTGGGCAACGCCATCCGGGCCATTCAGGACGGGGCGGCACGCTCCATCGACGGCGCCCGGCAGGCGGGCGAGGCGGTGCGCGAATCGGTGGGGCTGGCCCGCGAATCGGGCGATACCCTGGCCCGCATCGTGACCATCGTCACCGGCACCGCCGACCAGGTGGGCTCCATCGCCACCGCCGCAGAACAGCAGTCCGCCGCCAGCGAACAGGTGGGCCGCGCCGTGGGCGAGGTGAACCAGGTGGCCGCGCGCACCGCCGAGGGCATGGAACGGGCCGAAGCCGCCATTTCCGGCCTTGCCGCGCAGGCAGAGGAATTGCAGCGGCTCATCTCCGCCCTGCGCGAGGGGTAG
- the htpG gene encoding molecular chaperone HtpG yields MTAAAHETHEFRTEVQKLLHIITHSLYTNREIFLRELVSNASDALDKLRFFQSRGDAVNAPDLPLDITITVDKDARILRIADTGVGMTRQELIDNLGTIARSGSERFMAEHGMGQGLNGGAKAGAAADGTDGADGESASSTSAAPTDAASIIGRFGVGFYSVFMVADTVKVTSRSCQPGATAHVWESDGSGSFSVAEVDAASDADAPARGTVIEAHIKEDAAEFLERHRLEAIVRTHSNFLPFPIMVEGERVNTTPALWREPKFSVTPQQYEDFYKYLTFDSAAPLETIHVSVDAPVQFTALMFVPPHGQELFGMGRDRWGLDLYVRRVLIQRENKDLLPEYLSFVKGVVDTEDLPLNISRETLQENVVIRKIGQTVTRQVLGHLEKLAASDADKYAEFWRGHGKVFKLGHTDWANREKFAGLLRCNTSHHDDAKGLSSLDDYIGRAREGQKDIWYISAPNREAARLNPHLEIFRKKGLEVLFLYEPIDEFVMDALGNYKDFALKAVEHADAATLDAFPTVEERKEAEPLAESDAAAFDALLARMKDLLGDKVTEVRVSHRLSDSPACLVSPDGSVTSSMEKLLKVMQRDESIPKKVLEVNRDHPILRNLLRIHKADPADPMVESATLQLFEASLLLEGYLADPHALVGRLYGLLEQAGGWYTEVKKL; encoded by the coding sequence ATGACCGCCGCCGCGCACGAAACCCATGAATTCCGCACAGAAGTGCAGAAACTGCTGCACATCATCACCCACTCGCTGTACACCAACCGCGAGATTTTCCTGCGCGAACTGGTCTCCAACGCATCCGACGCCCTGGACAAGCTGCGCTTCTTCCAGAGCCGGGGCGACGCCGTGAACGCGCCCGACCTGCCGCTGGACATCACCATCACCGTGGACAAGGACGCGCGCATCCTGCGCATCGCCGACACGGGCGTGGGCATGACCCGCCAGGAACTCATCGACAACCTGGGCACCATCGCCCGGTCCGGCTCGGAACGGTTCATGGCCGAACATGGGATGGGGCAGGGCCTGAACGGCGGGGCCAAGGCCGGTGCGGCTGCGGACGGCACCGACGGTGCCGACGGCGAATCCGCGTCCTCGACCTCAGCAGCCCCCACCGACGCCGCGTCCATCATCGGGCGCTTCGGCGTGGGCTTCTACTCGGTGTTCATGGTTGCGGACACGGTGAAGGTCACCTCGCGCTCGTGCCAGCCCGGCGCTACCGCCCACGTCTGGGAATCGGACGGTTCCGGCTCGTTCAGCGTGGCCGAGGTGGATGCCGCCAGCGATGCCGACGCCCCGGCGCGCGGCACGGTCATCGAGGCGCACATCAAGGAAGACGCTGCGGAATTCCTGGAACGCCACCGTCTGGAAGCCATCGTACGCACCCATTCCAACTTCCTGCCCTTCCCCATCATGGTCGAAGGCGAACGGGTGAACACCACCCCGGCCCTGTGGCGCGAACCGAAGTTCTCGGTCACCCCGCAGCAGTACGAAGACTTCTACAAGTACCTCACCTTCGACAGCGCCGCCCCGCTGGAAACCATCCACGTTTCCGTGGACGCGCCGGTGCAGTTCACCGCGCTGATGTTCGTGCCGCCGCACGGTCAGGAACTGTTCGGCATGGGCCGCGACCGCTGGGGCCTCGACCTGTACGTGCGCCGGGTGCTCATCCAGCGGGAGAACAAGGACCTGCTGCCGGAATACCTCAGCTTCGTGAAGGGCGTGGTGGACACGGAAGACCTGCCCCTGAACATCTCGCGCGAGACGCTGCAAGAGAACGTGGTCATCCGCAAGATCGGCCAGACGGTGACCAGGCAGGTGCTGGGCCATCTGGAAAAGCTGGCCGCGTCCGACGCGGACAAGTACGCGGAATTCTGGCGCGGGCACGGCAAGGTGTTCAAGCTGGGCCACACCGACTGGGCCAACCGCGAAAAGTTCGCCGGCCTGCTGCGCTGCAACACCTCGCACCACGACGACGCCAAGGGCCTGTCCTCGCTGGACGACTACATAGGCCGCGCGCGTGAAGGCCAGAAGGACATCTGGTACATCTCCGCGCCCAACCGCGAAGCCGCCCGGCTGAACCCGCACCTAGAAATCTTCCGCAAGAAGGGGCTGGAGGTGCTGTTCCTGTACGAACCCATCGACGAGTTCGTCATGGACGCGCTGGGCAACTACAAGGACTTCGCCCTGAAGGCCGTGGAACACGCCGACGCCGCCACCCTCGACGCCTTCCCCACCGTGGAGGAACGCAAGGAGGCCGAACCGCTGGCGGAATCCGACGCCGCGGCCTTCGATGCGCTGCTGGCCCGCATGAAGGACCTGCTGGGCGACAAGGTGACCGAGGTGCGCGTGTCGCACCGCCTGTCCGACAGCCCGGCCTGCCTGGTCAGCCCCGACGGCTCGGTGACCTCGTCCATGGAAAAGCTGCTCAAGGTCATGCAGCGCGACGAGTCCATCCCCAAGAAGGTGCTGGAAGTGAACCGCGACCACCCCATCCTGCGCAACCTGCTGCGCATCCACAAGGCGGACCCCGCAGACCCCATGGTGGAAAGCGCCACCCTGCAACTGTTCGAGGCCAGCCTGCTGCTGGAAGGCTACCTGGCCGACCCGCACGCGCTGGTGGGCCGCCTGTACGGCCTGCTGGAACAGGCGGGCGGCTGGTACACCGAGGTCAAGAAGCTGTAG